Proteins from one Choloepus didactylus isolate mChoDid1 chromosome 4, mChoDid1.pri, whole genome shotgun sequence genomic window:
- the ISCA2 gene encoding iron-sulfur cluster assembly 2 homolog, mitochondrial, protein MAASLRLSLTAAALRAVTPWPKSRLPAASPRPQALREASSSNPEAGEGQIRLTHSCIQRLLEITEGSEFLRLQVEGGGCSGFQYKFSLDTVTNPDDRVFEQGGARVVVDSDSLAFVKGAQVDFSQELIRSSFQVLNNPQAQQGCSCGSSFSVKL, encoded by the exons ATGGCAGCCTCCTTGAGGTTATCCCTAACGGCTGCGGCGCTGAGAGCGGTCACTCCCTGGCCGAAGAGCAG GCTCCCCGCGGCCTCTCCACGGCCTCAGGCTCTTCGGGAAGCGTCGTCCTCCAATCCCGAGGCCGGCGAAGGGCAGATCCGCCTCACCCATAGCTGCATCCAG AGGCTTCTGGAAATCACCGAAGGGTCAGAATTCCTTAGACTGCAGGTGGAGGGAGGTGGATGCTCCGGATTCCAGTACAAATTTTCACTGGATACAGTTACCAACCCCGACGACAG GGTATTTGAACAGGGTGGGGCAAGAGTGGTGGTTGACTCTGATAGCTTGGCCTTCGTGAAAGGGGCCCAGGTGGACTTCAGCCAAGAACTAATCCGAAGCTCATTTCAAGTGTTGAACAATCCTCAAGCACAGCAAGGCTGCTCCTGTGGGTCGTCCTTCTCTGTCAAACTTTGA